The following DNA comes from Amycolatopsis albispora.
ACCGGCGCGATCCTCGAGCACGAGTGTACCGACGTGCCGAAGATCAAGGCCTGCACGCGGGCGGGCACGGCGTGTGGTTCGTGCGTGCCGATGCTGGCGAAGCTGCTGGACTCGTGCGGCGTCGAGCAGTCGAAGGCGTTGTGCGAGCACTTCTCCTTCTCCCGCGCGGAACTGTTCGAGATCATCAGCGCCACCCGGATCACCACCTTCGGCGAGCTGATCGGGCGGCACGGCACCGGCACCGGCTGCGCGATCTGCAAGCCGGCGGTGGCCTCGATCCTGGCCACCCTGGGCAACGGCCACATTCTCGGCGGTGAGCAGGCGACCCTGCAGGACACCAACGACCGGTTCCTGGCGAACATCCAGCGCAACGGCTCGTACTCGGTGGTGCCGCGCATCCCCGGCGGCGAGATCACCCCGGCGAAGCTCAAGGTGATCGCCGAGGTGGCCGAGGAGTTCGGGCTGTACACCAAGATCACCGGCGGGCAGCGGATCGACCTGTTCGGCGCGACGGTGGACCAGCTGCCGCTGATCTGGCGGCGGCTGGTGGACGCGGGCTTCGAATCGGGGCACGCGTACGGGAAGTCGCTGCGCACGGTGAAGTCGTGCGTCGGGTCCACGTGGTGCCGGTACGGCGTGCAGGACAGCGTCGGCATGGCGGTGGAGCTGGAGCTGCGCTACCGCGGGCTGCGCTCGCCGCACAAGCTGAAGGCGGCGGTCTCGGGCTGTGCGCGTGAATGCGCCGAGGCCCGCGGCAAGGACTTCGGCGTGATCGCCACGGAGAACGGCTGGAACCTCTACGTCGGCGGCAACGGCGGCACCACCCCGCGGCACGCGCGGCTGCTGGTGTCCGATGTAGACAGCGAGACGCTTTTCCGCACCATCGACCGGTTCCTGATGTTCTACGTGCGCACCGCCGACCGGCTCCAGCGCACCGCGCCGTGGCTGGAGGAGATGGAAGGCGGCCTCGACCACCTGCGTGACGTGATCGTCAACGACAGCCTGGGCATCTGCGACGAGCTGGACGCCGCGATGCAGAAGCACATCGACTCCTACGCCGACGAGTGGCGTGGTGTGCTGGAAGACCCGGAGAAGCTCGCGCGGTTCACCTCGTTCGTGAACGCGCCGGGCACGCCGGACCCGACGATCTCGTTCCGCGTCGAGCGTGAGCAGAAGGTGCCCGTTTTGCTGGGAATGCCGGAGGTGGCCGCACGATGACCGCGATACAGGAATGCACTTGGGTGGCCGTGTGCCCGCTGGAGGCGGTGCCGCTGGGTGCCGGGGTGGCGGCGCTGTTGCCGGACGGCACGCAGGTGGCGATCTTCCGTACCGAGGAAAGCGTCTACGCACTGTCCAATGTGGACCCGTTCAGCGGCGCGGCGGTGCTCTCACGCGGCATTCTCGGCGACCGCGGTGGCGTGCCGGTGGTGGCGTCCCCGATGCACAAGCAGTGCTTCGAGCTGGCCACCGGGCAGTGCCTGGACGATCCCGAGGTGCGCGTGGCCGCGTACCCGGTGCGGATTGCCGACGGCACGGTGGAGGTGGGCGGGCCATGACGGCCCTGCCACCGCTGGCGGGCTTCGCTATCGGGATCACGGCGGCGCGCCGGGCGGACGAGCTCGGTGCGCTGTTCGTGCGAAAGGGGGCGACCGTGCGGTACGGCCCGGCGCTCCGGATCGTGCCGCTGTCCGACGACACCGAGCTGCTGGGCGCGACCCGGCGGCTGCTGGACGAGGCGCCGGACGTGGTGGTGGCGACCACCGGCATCGGCTTCCGCGGCTGGATCGAAGCGGCCGAGGGCTGGGGGCTCGGTGACGCCGTGCTGGCCAGGCTCGGTGAGGCCGCGGTGATGGCACGCGGGCCGAAGGCGAAGGGCGCGGTGCGCGCGGCTGGCCTGTCCGAAGTGTACTCACCGGATTCGGAGAGCAACGCGGAGTTGCTGCAGCACCTGCTGGAGTCCGGAGTGGACGGACGACGGGTGGCGGTGCAGCTGCACGGCGAGCCGCTGCCGTTCTTCGTGGAGTCGCTGCGGGCCGCGGGGGCCGAGGTGATCGAGATCCCGGTGTACCGCTGGGTCGGGCCCGCCGATCCCGGGCCGCTGGAACGGCTGCTCGATTCGGTGCTGGAGGGCGGGATCGACGCGATGCCGTTCACCAGTGCACCCGCGGCGGCGAGCATGTTCGCGGTGGCCAGGCGGACCGGGCGGTACGCGGAACTGGTGGACGCGCTGACCCGGCGGGTGGTGGTGGCCTGCGTCGGCCCGATCACCGCGGCGCCGTTCGCCGCGCTGGGCATTCCGACCGTGCAGCCGGAGCGGTCGCGGATCGGGGCGCTCGCGCGCACGCAGTCGCAGGCGCTGCTGGAGCGGGTGCCGCGGTGGCGCGTCGCCGGACGCGAGGTGGAGCTGCGCGGGCAGGCGGTGGTGGTCGACGGAGAGCTGCGGACGCTGGCGCCCGCGCAACTGGCGGTGTTGCGGGCACTCGCGGAGGAGCCGGGACGGGTGATCTCGCGGCGTCAGCTGATGACCGTGCTGCCCAGCGGCGGCGACGAGCACGCGGTGGAGACGGCGGTCGGCAGGCTCCGCACTTCGCTGGGTGAGGGAAAACTGGTGCAGACCGTGGTCAAGCGGGGTTACCGGCTGGCCGTGGAGAAGGCGGGGATCGCTTGATCGTGCTGGTGGCACACGGGACCCGGGCTCCGGCCGGGGTGCGTGTGATCTCGGAACTGGCGGAACTGGTGCGCGCGCGGGTGGACGTGGAGGTGCGGGTCGCGTACGCGGACGTGCTCCAGCCGGACGTGACGAGCGTGCTCCGGGACGTGCCGGGTGAAGCCGTGGTGGTCCCGGCGTTCCTGGCGTCGGGTTACCACGTGCGGACGGACATCCCGGCGCAGATCGAGGCGAGCGGGCACCGGGCGGTCCGGCTCACGCCCGCGTTCGGCGCCGCCCCGGAACTGCTCGACGTGCTCGAACAGCGCCTGCTCGACGCCGGGTACCGCGACGGCGATGCCGTGGTGCTGGCGGCCGCCGGGTCCAGCGACCCGCGGGCGCTCAGCGAAGTCCGGGTGGCCGCGCGGGCGTTGCGGGCCAGGCTGGGCGTGCCGGTCCGGGTGGGTTTTGCCGCCACCGCACGGCCGTCCGTGGCCGAGGTGGTGGATTCCCTTCGCCGGCACCGGGTCGCGGTGGCTTCGTGGCTGCTCGCGCCCGGTCTGTTCCACCGGCGGCTGGCCGATTCCGGCGCGGCCGTGGTGGCCGAGCCGCTGGGCGCGCACCCGGCCATCGCCGATCTGGTCGTCCGCCGCTACCAGTCTACTTTGGACAGCGTGAGCCCGCGGGCGGCGGCGACGACTTCGGCTTCCTGACCGACGCGCTCGCGGACGTCCGGCGACAGCGGCCAGAACGTCCGAACCGTGATCGACAGCCGGTTGCCGGCGGTCTTCGGCCGCCAGACACCAGCGATCTCCCCGTCGGTGAGCAGCGCGCCCGGATTGCCGAGGATCTTCCAGACCTCCTTCTGGTGTGCCTTCTCCGGCACGAGCAGGTCGCGATCCCTGGCCTGGAGCAGCGGATCCGACGGCGGCAGCAGGCGCACGACGTCCGGTTCCGGCGGATTCTCCAGCAGCGGCAGCGCGTCCGCGGGCAGGTAGCGCTTCTTCTTGTCCAGCCGCACTTCCACCAGGTCCGACGGCCACATCTCCTTGGCGGCGGTGGCCGTGGTGCCGGAGAAGCCGCCCGCCTCGCCGGGCGTGGCCGGACCGTGCAGCCGCAGGTAGGCCGCCATGACCGCGGTCGCGGCGCGCACATCGGGCTTGACCGGCACCGGGCCGCGCTGCGCCATCGGGGTCAGCGTGGCCGGGGTCGCGCCGGGCACCAGTTCGAGCCCGGCGAGCGGCGCGGCCAGGCGCATCAGCTGCTCGAAGATGTGCGTGGCGCCGCAGCGGCGGCACCAGAGGGAGAACCCGTCCGGCACCAGCTTGGTGACCGCGGTGCTGGAGTCGCCCTTGGTCATCGTCCGGCCGACGGCCTTGTGCAGCGCCCGCGCCGCGACCGTCAGCGCCTCGGCCGCCGGTACCCCGGCGCGGGCGACCTGCGTGCGCTGCCAGCCCATCCGCGCCTCGGCGTCCGCTTCGGACAGTGGCACCAGGCTCGCCACCAGTGCTTTCAGGTCGCCGCGCCGGTGCAGGTGCGGGGCGCCGCGATGGGACCAGAGCAGCGCGAAGCGGTCGTCGGTGGTGGCCGGAGTGGACAGTCGTGCGGCCAGCGCGATGGCCGGGCCACCGCGCTGGTTGTCCTGCACGCCGAGGTCGAACACGGCCAGCTCGTGCGGATCGGCCGCTTCCCGGTGCAGCCCCTGCGCGGCGATCCGGTAGGCCATCACCTGCTTCCTGTCCATGCTCGACCGTCCTAAAGGGAGTATTCGAAGGTGTACCGCATCGCGGGCTGACCGGTCTCGCCGGCGATGGTGCCGGTGCCGCGCAGGCCGGTCAGCTCACCGGTGCCGGAGCCGTCGACCACGGTGAACGTGCCGTTGATGCCGTTGCTGTCGAAACCTACCTCGTGCCGGAGCACGAAGCTGCCCTTGCGGCCGTCCACCGCGCCCTCGATCCGCTCGAACCCCGGTGCGCGGTGCCCGGCGCCGTCGTAACCGGGGCCGGTGTAGTAGAGGAGGTAGTCGCACGAGGACTCGCCCTCGATCAGGCCCGAGTAGGTCATGACGGCGTGGGCGTGGGCGTACCGGGGCTCCACTGGGTCGTCCTTGCCGCCGCTGACCACGTTCTCTTCCCAGCTCTTCGTCGTGAAGGTGTTCATGCCGAGCACTCTGCCGGGCTTACCTGACAGCTTGTGTCAGGTTTTCCGGCCATAATGAACTTCATGCGGGCGAGCAGGTTGCTGTCGGTGCTGCTGCTGTTGCAGAACCGCGGCCGGATGACGGCTGACGAGCTGGCCGCCGAACTCGAGGTGTCGGTGCGCACGGTCTACCGCGACATCGAGGCGTTGTCGGCGGCGGGCGTGCCGGTCTACGCCGATCGCGGGCGCAGCGGCGGCTACCAGCTCGTCGACGGCTACCGCACGCGGCTGACCGGGCTCACCGAGGAGGAGGCGCGGTCGCTGTCGCTGGCCGGGTTGCCCGAGGCCGCGTCCGAACTGGGGTTGGGCACGGTGCTCGCCGCCGCGCAGCTGAAGCTCTACGCGGCGCTGCCCGCCGACCTGCGCGACCGCGCGGCGACCGTCTCCCAGCGCTTCTACCTCGACGTTCCCGGCTGGCACCGGGGCATCGAGAGCCTGCCGCAGCTGGCGGAGGTGGCCGAGGCGGTGTGGCAGCCGCGGCGGCTGCGCCTCGACTACCGGCGCTGGGGCAACCAGCAGGTCACGCGGGAGGTCGAGCCGCTCGGCCTGATCCTCAAGGCGGGCAACTGGTACCTCGCCGCGCGGTGCGACGGCAACGACCGGACGTATCGCATCTCGCGGATCGAGCGGCTGGAGACGCTGGACGCCTTCACCCGTCCCGCCGATTTCGACCTGGCGCGGTACTGGCAGGAGTGGTCCGAGCAGTTCGAGCGGCGCATGTACCCGCGGACCGCGGTGGTGCGCCTTTCGCCGCTGGCGCAGGCACTCGTACCGTTCTACGCGGGAGCCGTCGGCGCGCGGGCGCTGCGCACGGCGACCGAACCGGACGAGGACGGGTGGATTCGCATGGAGCTGCCGGTGGAGCAGGGCCGTCCGGCGATCGGTGAGCTGCTCCGGTTCGGGCCGGGGCTGCAGGTGCTGGAGCCCGCTTCGCTGCGGGACGAGCTGGCGGAGGCGATCAGGGAGATGGGGGCGCTCTATGGGTGAGCTCACCGGGGTCACCATCGGGATCACCGCCGAGCGGCGCGCGGAGGAGTTCATCACCGCGCTGGAGCGGCACGGTGCCGAGGTCCGGCACGCGCCGACGATCCGGATCGTGCCGCTGCCGGACGACGCACTGCTGCGCTCGGCGACCGACGCCGTGCTGGCCGAGCCGGTCGACTTCACCGCGATCACCACCGGCGCCGGGTTCCGCGGCTGGGTCTCGGCGGCGGAGGGCTGGGGTGTGCGGGAGGACCTGCTGCGTCACCTGGGCGCGTCGCGGGTTTTCGTGCGGGGGCCGAAGGCGATGGGCGCGGTGCGCGGGCACGGGCTCTCGGAGGAATGGTCAGCGCCGGGCGAGACGAACGCCGAGGTTTTCGCGCACCTGATGGCGCAAGGCGTGGCGGGGCGGCGGGTCGCGGTGCAGTTGCACGGGACGCCGTTGCCGGAGCTGACCTCGCCGCTGGCCGCCGCCGGGGCGGAGGTGGTCGAGGTGCAGCCGTACCGGTGGCAGTGGCCGTCGGACCTCGCGCCCGCCCACCAGCTGGTCGACGACGTCATCGGGGGTGCGGTTCGGGCGCTCGCGTTCACCAGCGCCCCGGCCACGGCGAACCTGCTGACGCTGGCCGGGGACCGGCAGGACGCGCTGGTCACCGCGTTGCGGGGGCCGGTGGTCTGCGCTTGCGTCGGCTCGGTGACCGCGGCGCCGTTGACCGAGCTGGGTGTGGCGACGTTGCAGCCGGACCGGCCGCGGCTGGGGGCGTTGGTGAAGCTCCTGGTTCGGGAGTTGGGTACTTAGGCGTTGGCGGCTGGGTCCGGTGCGCCGCGTGCGTCGGCTCGGTGACTGCTAGACGTCGTCAGCTGGTTCTGGGGCGCCGGATTCGATGCGTTTTACGTTTTCCCGGCCGACCTCTTCCTCGCTCTTGCCTTGCCGCCAGTAGCCGGTGAAGGTGATGGCGCGTTTGTCCACGCCGCGCTCTCGGACCAGGTGGCGCCGCGCGTACTTGACCAGGCTTGCCTCCCCGGAGAGCCAGCCGTACGCCTTGCCCTCGGGCAGCGAAGCCGCCCGCACCGCTTCGAGCACCGCCTCCCCGTGCGGCCGCGTGCCCCGGTGCACCCAGGTGATCTCGACGTCCTTGGCCGCGGTCTCGAAAACCTGCTCCTCCTCCGGCCCGGCGACCTCCACGAACGCCCGCAGCACCGCATCCTCCGGCCGCGACTCGACGATCGCGCCCACCGCGGGCACCGTCGACTCGTCACCGACCAGCAGTTGCCACTCGGTGTCCTCCGGCGGCGAGTACAACGCGTGCGGCGGCGTCAGGAAGATCAGCTCGTCGCCTACCGCGGCCCGCTCCGCCCACGTCGAGGCCGGGCCCGCGTCGTGCAGCACAAAATCGACGTCCACCTCACCCGGCCGGATGGCGCGGATCGTGTAGGTGCGCATCGGCGGGCGCTCGGCGTCCGGCATCGCCAGGTACACGCGGTACCAGGACAGCACCTCGTCGCCGTCGAGCGGCGGCGGCAGCACCGGCCGCACCTGCCCCGGCGCCGGGAAGAACAGCTTCACGTACTGGTCGGGGCCCACGTCCTCGACGTCGGCGGCCACCGCGAAGCTGATCCTGGCCATGTGCGGGGTCAGCCGCCGCACGGCGGACACGCGCAGCGGGTGGTACGACATACTCGGCATTAGGCAAGGCTAACCACAGAGATCACCAGAGGCCACCCTCCGGCTCCTCCTGTTGCCAGCGATACACCCGCAGATCCACCTTCTGCCCGTCGGCCAGCACGCCCTCCGCCCGCAGCCTGGCCAGCTGCTCCTGCGCCAGGTGCGGCGCCGGCGTGCCGTTCGCCCGCAGGATCCGGTGCCACGGCAGGTCGCTGCCGTCCTCGGCGAGGATCGCGCCGACCAGGCGCGGTGACGGCGCACCGGCCAGGTTCGCGATGTCGCCGTAGGTGGCGACCTTGCCGGGCGGCACGTCACCGATCACCGCCCGCACCCGTTCGTGCAGTTCTTCGTCCATGCGCACAGCTAACCGGACGACACCGACAGTTCTCACCGGGTGCCGCTGCACGGTCCCGATCACCTCCCATGGTGCAATCGGGTGTGGCAAGCAGGACGAAGCACCGGGTGAGCGCGCGACTGGTGCGCCGCCCGGTCGTGCCGTTGCCACCCCGCCAGTGGGGCCCCGAGGCCCGGCGCGTGCTCGACGGCCCGGTCGGCTTCGCGCGGGTGCTGGGCGGGCCGGGCACCGGCAAGACCACGCTGCTCGCCGAAGCCGTCACGCGCCGGATCCGCGACCAGGGCGTGGATCCTGAGCGGATCCTGGTGCTCACCACCTCCCGTCGCGCGGCCGAAGCGCTGCGTGCCGACATCACGCGGCTGCTCAACGACGGCGACCCCGAAGTCCCGCGCACCATTCGCGAGCCGATCGTGCGCACCGTGCACTCCTACGCCTACGCGGTGCTGCGCCTGCAGGCCCGGATGCGCGAAGAACCCGCGCCCCGCCTGCTCTCCAGCGCCGAGCAGGACGTGATGGTGCGCGAGCTGCTGGCGGGCGACCTGGAAATGGGGGCCTTCGACTGGCCGGTCGAGCTGCGCCCGGCGCTGACCGTGCCCGGGTTCGCCGAGGAACTGCGCGACCTGCTGCTGCGGGCGGCCGAACGCGGGCTCGGCCCGGAGGACCTGATCAAGCTCGGCGAGGAGAAGGGCCGCGAGCAGTGGGTGGCCGCGGGTACCTTCTGGCGGCAGTACGAGGAGGTCAGCGCGCTGCAGGGCGCCGGGGGCAACGCGCTCGCGCTGCCCGGCGCCACCGCCTACGACGCGGCCGAGCTGGTCATCTCGG
Coding sequences within:
- the nirD gene encoding nitrite reductase small subunit NirD, with the protein product MTAIQECTWVAVCPLEAVPLGAGVAALLPDGTQVAIFRTEESVYALSNVDPFSGAAVLSRGILGDRGGVPVVASPMHKQCFELATGQCLDDPEVRVAAYPVRIADGTVEVGGP
- a CDS encoding uroporphyrinogen-III synthase — protein: MTALPPLAGFAIGITAARRADELGALFVRKGATVRYGPALRIVPLSDDTELLGATRRLLDEAPDVVVATTGIGFRGWIEAAEGWGLGDAVLARLGEAAVMARGPKAKGAVRAAGLSEVYSPDSESNAELLQHLLESGVDGRRVAVQLHGEPLPFFVESLRAAGAEVIEIPVYRWVGPADPGPLERLLDSVLEGGIDAMPFTSAPAAASMFAVARRTGRYAELVDALTRRVVVACVGPITAAPFAALGIPTVQPERSRIGALARTQSQALLERVPRWRVAGREVELRGQAVVVDGELRTLAPAQLAVLRALAEEPGRVISRRQLMTVLPSGGDEHAVETAVGRLRTSLGEGKLVQTVVKRGYRLAVEKAGIA
- a CDS encoding sirohydrochlorin chelatase codes for the protein MAHGTRAPAGVRVISELAELVRARVDVEVRVAYADVLQPDVTSVLRDVPGEAVVVPAFLASGYHVRTDIPAQIEASGHRAVRLTPAFGAAPELLDVLEQRLLDAGYRDGDAVVLAAAGSSDPRALSEVRVAARALRARLGVPVRVGFAATARPSVAEVVDSLRRHRVAVASWLLAPGLFHRRLADSGAAVVAEPLGAHPAIADLVVRRYQSTLDSVSPRAAATTSAS
- a CDS encoding winged helix DNA-binding domain-containing protein — encoded protein: MDRKQVMAYRIAAQGLHREAADPHELAVFDLGVQDNQRGGPAIALAARLSTPATTDDRFALLWSHRGAPHLHRRGDLKALVASLVPLSEADAEARMGWQRTQVARAGVPAAEALTVAARALHKAVGRTMTKGDSSTAVTKLVPDGFSLWCRRCGATHIFEQLMRLAAPLAGLELVPGATPATLTPMAQRGPVPVKPDVRAATAVMAAYLRLHGPATPGEAGGFSGTTATAAKEMWPSDLVEVRLDKKKRYLPADALPLLENPPEPDVVRLLPPSDPLLQARDRDLLVPEKAHQKEVWKILGNPGALLTDGEIAGVWRPKTAGNRLSITVRTFWPLSPDVRERVGQEAEVVAAARGLTLSKVDW
- a CDS encoding DUF3224 domain-containing protein, translating into MNTFTTKSWEENVVSGGKDDPVEPRYAHAHAVMTYSGLIEGESSCDYLLYYTGPGYDGAGHRAPGFERIEGAVDGRKGSFVLRHEVGFDSNGINGTFTVVDGSGTGELTGLRGTGTIAGETGQPAMRYTFEYSL
- a CDS encoding helix-turn-helix transcriptional regulator — its product is MRASRLLSVLLLLQNRGRMTADELAAELEVSVRTVYRDIEALSAAGVPVYADRGRSGGYQLVDGYRTRLTGLTEEEARSLSLAGLPEAASELGLGTVLAAAQLKLYAALPADLRDRAATVSQRFYLDVPGWHRGIESLPQLAEVAEAVWQPRRLRLDYRRWGNQQVTREVEPLGLILKAGNWYLAARCDGNDRTYRISRIERLETLDAFTRPADFDLARYWQEWSEQFERRMYPRTAVVRLSPLAQALVPFYAGAVGARALRTATEPDEDGWIRMELPVEQGRPAIGELLRFGPGLQVLEPASLRDELAEAIREMGALYG
- a CDS encoding uroporphyrinogen-III synthase, which produces MGELTGVTIGITAERRAEEFITALERHGAEVRHAPTIRIVPLPDDALLRSATDAVLAEPVDFTAITTGAGFRGWVSAAEGWGVREDLLRHLGASRVFVRGPKAMGAVRGHGLSEEWSAPGETNAEVFAHLMAQGVAGRRVAVQLHGTPLPELTSPLAAAGAEVVEVQPYRWQWPSDLAPAHQLVDDVIGGAVRALAFTSAPATANLLTLAGDRQDALVTALRGPVVCACVGSVTAAPLTELGVATLQPDRPRLGALVKLLVRELGT
- a CDS encoding siderophore-interacting protein — encoded protein: MSYHPLRVSAVRRLTPHMARISFAVAADVEDVGPDQYVKLFFPAPGQVRPVLPPPLDGDEVLSWYRVYLAMPDAERPPMRTYTIRAIRPGEVDVDFVLHDAGPASTWAERAAVGDELIFLTPPHALYSPPEDTEWQLLVGDESTVPAVGAIVESRPEDAVLRAFVEVAGPEEEQVFETAAKDVEITWVHRGTRPHGEAVLEAVRAASLPEGKAYGWLSGEASLVKYARRHLVRERGVDKRAITFTGYWRQGKSEEEVGRENVKRIESGAPEPADDV
- a CDS encoding MGMT family protein, with translation MDEELHERVRAVIGDVPPGKVATYGDIANLAGAPSPRLVGAILAEDGSDLPWHRILRANGTPAPHLAQEQLARLRAEGVLADGQKVDLRVYRWQQEEPEGGLW